A single window of Undibacterium sp. 5I1 DNA harbors:
- a CDS encoding DUF2326 domain-containing protein, with translation MFLHKLTVYKNSEILRQVEFKLGLNLIINSTSGLEKTGNSVGKSTPSRLLDYIFLSDGKDIYIEAEFKKNIPEVFEFINTNKIIVELSFTGYDNRHYLIGRNLSTDSKTFDYYINSNLTDKKSYTDLVSSQIFGLNSEKPSLRVVSHKFIRNTNEKMQNTTRFLHGSSKPDVYDQLYLFLFGFNGLDLLRNKAILTNNIATKTKHLAAYRDPYHESALQRMIKPLKAEENIFEKKISEFNFKDSQESSVKILVTTQSKISDITIEYSKVMSRIDYLNRSISNLKSNTAKVDGRELSEIYEEAGIAISGNLKKSYEDLLIFHNAVVSNKINLINKDIEKSKEISLGLKKQIDDLHEDEASIFKNIKEPDTLKSIGQIYNDLSNIRRQIGSVTALLDKIENTKSEIESLRNSRAKIIKEISNSTDELDGNVEKFNVYFGELSKYFYDERYIFDLRFDTEIEKCRYEIACITPNSTGGKKKGELSAFDLAYISFVNESKLKRPTFVVHDSIEDVDVNQVFDIFQQANQINGQYIVALLSDKISDERFKDFLKSSVVLELSESDKFFKF, from the coding sequence ATGTTTCTGCATAAGTTAACTGTATATAAAAATTCAGAAATATTGCGTCAAGTTGAATTCAAACTTGGTTTGAACTTAATAATCAATTCCACTTCCGGCTTAGAAAAAACGGGCAACAGTGTAGGAAAGTCTACTCCGTCAAGATTACTGGATTACATTTTCCTTTCTGACGGGAAAGATATTTATATAGAAGCCGAGTTTAAAAAAAATATTCCCGAAGTTTTTGAATTTATTAATACTAATAAAATTATCGTAGAGCTAAGTTTTACTGGATACGATAATCGACATTATTTAATCGGAAGAAATCTATCTACCGATTCAAAAACATTTGATTACTATATAAATAGCAATCTGACCGATAAAAAATCATATACAGATTTAGTTTCTTCTCAAATTTTTGGCCTAAATTCTGAAAAACCATCATTACGCGTCGTTTCTCATAAATTTATTAGAAATACAAATGAAAAAATGCAGAACACCACAAGATTTTTGCATGGCTCATCTAAACCAGACGTTTATGATCAGTTGTATCTCTTTTTATTTGGATTTAATGGTTTGGATTTGTTACGTAATAAAGCAATATTGACAAATAACATCGCAACAAAAACCAAGCATTTAGCAGCATATAGAGATCCTTATCATGAAAGCGCGTTGCAACGAATGATTAAGCCGTTAAAAGCGGAAGAAAATATTTTTGAGAAAAAAATTAGCGAATTTAATTTTAAAGACAGCCAAGAATCAAGTGTCAAAATTTTGGTTACTACTCAAAGTAAAATTTCAGATATAACAATTGAATACTCGAAAGTCATGTCTCGTATTGACTATTTAAATAGGTCAATTTCAAACCTCAAAAGTAATACGGCTAAAGTTGATGGTCGTGAACTTTCTGAAATTTACGAAGAAGCAGGAATTGCAATAAGCGGGAATCTCAAAAAATCCTATGAAGATTTGTTGATTTTTCATAACGCAGTGGTATCAAATAAAATCAATTTAATTAATAAGGATATTGAAAAAAGTAAGGAGATTTCGTTAGGGCTTAAAAAACAAATTGATGATCTTCACGAAGATGAAGCGAGCATTTTTAAAAATATAAAAGAACCCGACACATTAAAGTCTATAGGTCAGATTTACAATGATTTATCAAACATTAGACGACAAATTGGAAGTGTCACAGCATTACTGGATAAAATTGAAAACACTAAATCTGAAATTGAATCATTGCGCAATTCTAGAGCAAAAATCATAAAAGAAATTTCAAATAGTACTGACGAATTAGACGGCAATGTTGAAAAATTTAATGTCTATTTTGGTGAGTTAAGTAAATATTTTTATGATGAACGCTATATATTTGATCTTAGGTTTGATACAGAGATTGAAAAATGTCGATATGAAATAGCGTGTATAACACCAAATTCTACAGGCGGTAAGAAAAAGGGTGAATTGAGTGCATTTGATTTAGCGTATATTTCCTTTGTTAATGAAAGTAAATTAAAACGACCAACATTTGTTGTTCATGACAGTATTGAAGATGTTGACGTCAATCAGGTTTTTGACATTTTTCAACAAGCGAATCAAATTAATGGGCAATATATAGTTGCATTGTTGAGTGACAAGATTTCTGATGAAAGATTTAAAGATTTTCTAAAAAGTTCTGTAGTTCTGGAACTTTCAGAAAGTGATAAATTTTTCAAATTTTAA
- a CDS encoding ABC-three component system middle component 6, whose product MITIDSDPKLNPINIGAAILNCMASSNYTAIDIEWLYENIKTEFNASYEVFVYTLDWLFIAGAINLNEEGKIEYVSA is encoded by the coding sequence ATGATCACAATTGATTCTGATCCTAAACTGAACCCAATAAACATTGGCGCTGCGATCTTAAATTGTATGGCTAGTAGTAATTACACCGCGATTGATATTGAATGGCTGTATGAAAATATAAAAACTGAGTTTAATGCATCCTATGAAGTTTTTGTGTATACGCTGGATTGGCTTTTTATTGCAGGTGCAATTAACTTAAATGAAGAAGGCAAAATTGAATATGTTTCTGCATAA
- a CDS encoding restriction endonuclease subunit S: MEVSNLRVEDICDFVGGSQPPKSEFINELKPGYVRLIQTRDYKTDSFPTFILENSTKKFCDEQDVMIGRYGPPIFQICRGLKGAYNVALLKAKPKKGIDTEFLYYFLKQESVFQYVDKLSARTGGQTGVDLVSLNKYPVRIPIEIKDQKKVVASLYAIDKKIALNNRINAELEAMAKTLFDYWFVQFDFPDTKGKPYKTTGGAMVFNSTLKREIPEGWSDKILSDIANITMGQSPEGSSYNEEGNGTIFFQGSTDFGWLFPTIRQYTTAPARMAKRGDILLSVRAPVGDMNIANSDCCIGRGLAALNSKTGFNGFLFYVMKYFKQIFDRRNSEGTTFGSITKDDLHGLSLAYPTFDLLKKYDDIVSSYNKMIFEKSLENRDLINLREWLLPMLMNGQVTVK, encoded by the coding sequence ATGGAGGTTAGTAATCTAAGAGTTGAAGATATTTGTGATTTTGTTGGCGGTAGTCAACCACCAAAATCTGAGTTTATCAATGAACTCAAGCCAGGCTATGTGAGATTAATACAGACGCGTGATTATAAAACTGATTCGTTTCCCACATTTATACTAGAAAATTCGACGAAAAAATTTTGCGATGAGCAAGATGTCATGATCGGGAGATACGGTCCACCTATTTTCCAAATTTGCCGAGGTCTAAAAGGAGCCTATAACGTAGCACTACTAAAGGCTAAACCAAAAAAAGGTATTGATACTGAATTCTTGTATTATTTCTTAAAGCAAGAATCAGTCTTTCAATATGTTGATAAATTATCTGCACGAACTGGCGGACAAACAGGTGTCGACCTTGTATCTCTTAACAAGTATCCAGTTAGGATTCCCATAGAGATTAAAGACCAGAAAAAAGTGGTCGCATCTCTTTATGCTATCGATAAGAAAATCGCACTTAATAACCGCATCAATGCCGAGTTGGAGGCAATGGCAAAAACCCTTTTCGATTACTGGTTTGTACAGTTTGACTTCCCCGATACCAAAGGTAAGCCTTACAAAACTACCGGGGGGGCGATGGTCTTCAACTCAACTTTGAAACGGGAAATACCTGAAGGATGGAGCGACAAAATACTGTCAGATATTGCCAACATCACCATGGGGCAATCGCCCGAAGGCAGTTCTTACAACGAAGAGGGTAACGGTACTATTTTCTTTCAAGGGTCTACAGATTTTGGCTGGCTCTTCCCAACAATACGCCAGTACACCACAGCTCCAGCCAGAATGGCAAAGAGAGGCGATATTTTGTTAAGTGTTCGCGCCCCAGTTGGTGATATGAACATTGCAAATAGTGATTGTTGTATAGGGCGTGGTTTGGCTGCTCTAAATAGCAAGACTGGATTTAACGGTTTTCTTTTCTATGTGATGAAGTATTTCAAGCAAATCTTCGATCGACGTAATTCTGAAGGTACAACCTTTGGATCTATTACTAAAGATGATCTGCATGGCCTTTCATTGGCATACCCAACATTTGACCTCTTGAAAAAATACGACGATATTGTTTCTAGCTATAACAAAATGATTTTTGAAAAAAGTCTTGAAAATCGTGATCTAATCAATCTTAGAGAATGGCTACTGCCCATGCTAATGAACGGCCAAGTGACCGTGAAATGA
- a CDS encoding class I SAM-dependent DNA methyltransferase: protein MVELEFREKTKVLIDSLKSICANYGLGNDGNEFKIITQIFLYKFLNDKFAYEAKKIDKAIAKAEKWEEALIRMSEDEQDMLQLQMGADTARLKPSHFISYLFSQQNAADFAKLFDDTLMDIAVTNNEVFAVKTDGGAKVVLFDRLSQYIADESKRDAFCRAIINKLVEFSFERIFTQKFDFYATIFEYLIKDYNSNSGGKYAEYFTPHAVARIMAEILVPQNQRGKVKNVSCYDPSAGSGTLLMNVAHAIGENRCSIYTQDISQKSSNLLRLNLILNNLVHSIPNVIQGNTVLHPYHKDGKELKRFDYIVSNPPFKLDFSDFRSELDTKVNKERFFAGIPNEPKTAKDKMAIYQLFLQHIIYSLRAGGKAAVVVPTGFIIAQSGIDKSIREHLVKHKMLAGVVSMPSNIFATTGTNVSILFIDDSNKGDVVLIDASKLGQKIKDGKNQKTVLTSEEEQRIIDVFTVKEAVEDFSVTVSYDDIAKKNYSLSAGQYFDVKIEYADLTQDQFATTMKDFTDSLNNLFDQSRDLEAEIKKQLAGLKHGG from the coding sequence GTGGTAGAGCTAGAATTTAGAGAAAAAACAAAAGTCCTAATCGACAGCTTAAAAAGCATTTGCGCTAATTACGGATTAGGCAATGACGGTAATGAGTTCAAAATCATTACCCAGATTTTTCTGTACAAGTTTCTCAATGATAAATTTGCCTATGAGGCAAAAAAAATCGATAAGGCAATAGCCAAAGCCGAAAAGTGGGAAGAAGCGCTCATCCGAATGAGCGAAGATGAACAGGATATGCTCCAATTGCAAATGGGTGCTGATACAGCTCGTTTAAAGCCTAGTCACTTCATCAGTTATTTGTTCAGTCAGCAAAATGCGGCAGATTTTGCCAAATTGTTTGACGACACTTTGATGGATATTGCGGTCACCAATAATGAGGTATTCGCAGTTAAAACCGACGGTGGTGCAAAAGTTGTTTTGTTTGACCGACTGAGTCAATATATTGCAGACGAATCAAAGCGCGACGCCTTTTGCCGTGCAATTATTAATAAGCTGGTGGAGTTCAGTTTCGAACGGATTTTTACCCAAAAATTCGATTTTTATGCCACGATCTTTGAATACCTGATTAAAGATTACAACAGCAATTCAGGCGGCAAGTACGCTGAATACTTTACCCCGCATGCAGTGGCACGCATTATGGCAGAAATTTTGGTGCCGCAAAATCAGCGTGGCAAGGTGAAGAACGTGAGTTGTTACGATCCATCCGCCGGTTCTGGCACATTATTGATGAACGTCGCACATGCTATTGGTGAAAATCGTTGCAGCATTTATACGCAGGACATTTCACAAAAATCTTCTAATTTGCTACGCTTAAACCTGATTTTGAATAATCTGGTGCATTCTATTCCAAATGTCATTCAAGGTAATACGGTACTACATCCTTACCATAAAGACGGTAAAGAGCTAAAACGTTTTGACTACATTGTCTCTAACCCACCATTTAAATTGGACTTCAGTGACTTTCGCAGTGAGCTGGACACCAAGGTGAACAAAGAGCGTTTTTTTGCTGGTATTCCAAATGAGCCGAAAACTGCTAAGGACAAAATGGCGATCTACCAATTGTTCTTGCAACATATTATTTATTCACTTAGGGCAGGAGGCAAAGCGGCTGTGGTGGTGCCGACTGGTTTTATTATCGCCCAATCAGGCATTGATAAAAGTATTCGCGAACATTTGGTTAAACACAAAATGCTTGCAGGCGTTGTGTCGATGCCTTCCAATATTTTTGCGACTACTGGTACTAACGTTTCAATTCTATTCATTGATGACAGCAACAAAGGTGACGTTGTTTTGATAGACGCTTCTAAGCTTGGTCAAAAAATCAAAGACGGTAAAAACCAAAAAACGGTACTAACCTCTGAGGAAGAACAACGCATCATTGATGTATTCACCGTCAAGGAGGCGGTAGAAGATTTTTCTGTGACTGTTAGCTATGACGATATTGCGAAGAAAAACTATAGCCTGAGTGCAGGGCAGTATTTCGATGTAAAGATTGAATACGCGGATTTAACTCAAGATCAGTTTGCGACGACGATGAAAGACTTTACTGACAGTTTGAATAACCTTTTTGATCAATCCCGCGACTTGGAAGCAGAGATAAAAAAACAATTGGCGGGATTGAAACATGGAGGTTAG
- a CDS encoding antirestriction protein ArdA, with protein sequence MSTFFAQPYSLDAVGFYFDTLEAYTEKSESLLDTFGNPVEEFEIQFIDGDDCELFSACGINQANLNLWFETIADLVEHEKTALYYLRSVSSYNLENALDKLEDVNLSEGNLKDVAENLFDEFYLNDVPESVRAYIDYEKYARDCEMGGDLYEFDFNGTTWTCTNASGI encoded by the coding sequence ATGAGCACATTTTTCGCACAGCCTTATAGCTTGGATGCAGTCGGTTTTTACTTTGATACCTTGGAGGCATACACCGAGAAATCAGAAAGCCTGCTGGACACTTTTGGCAACCCTGTAGAGGAGTTTGAAATTCAATTCATAGATGGTGACGACTGCGAGTTATTTTCAGCGTGTGGTATCAATCAAGCCAATTTAAACCTATGGTTTGAAACTATTGCAGATTTAGTTGAACATGAAAAAACAGCCTTGTATTACTTGCGCAGTGTTTCAAGCTATAACTTGGAAAATGCTTTGGATAAACTGGAAGACGTGAATTTATCTGAGGGGAATTTGAAGGACGTAGCAGAAAATCTGTTTGATGAATTCTACTTAAACGACGTACCGGAATCAGTGCGTGCTTATATTGATTATGAAAAGTATGCGCGGGATTGTGAAATGGGTGGAGATTTATACGAATTTGATTTTAACGGCACAACCTGGACATGCACGAATGCTTCGGGTATATAG
- a CDS encoding site-specific integrase: MTIDPDSLDPNSIKKLIVEGLTIGKDGSISAARIQTNDNPQIAQEELKNFALFLHASRGEQPASPPTEALKIEAQKLKAEITQFAPALPTKPSTLKDAFDSYLLSKKGIAAATKKSYTESLELFGILMGGNHRMVHELTRRECMDFNEALSHIPLHAKKRNIKIGTASEILLNPPTVLDENGNATAPDTISARTCNDHLTNVSGFFSWAIKAGRCFEPNPFEDSVRHSDGEIDGGAEAFQQEELIKIFDSANFMKAKRPHQFWGPLLLLFTGARANEIACLDLDDIIIENGIRCISIKHRPKKKPDTIEHRIETKRLKNAQSKRTIPLHPRLWEIGFDDYLADIKSLGATRLFPNLPMDSREKRERNLSRDVNNYLEKIGVHVPRTKVLHSFRDTVADALGTSDLDAVRADQWTGHAPVGIKAKHYRSKASADVQARDAFTALNFPFIRFDTLKYQKGWWNEWLVKNMVP, encoded by the coding sequence ATGACGATTGATCCCGATAGCCTCGATCCAAACAGCATTAAAAAACTAATCGTTGAAGGACTTACCATTGGAAAAGATGGCAGTATTTCTGCTGCCCGTATTCAAACAAACGATAATCCACAGATCGCCCAAGAAGAACTGAAAAATTTCGCTCTCTTCTTGCATGCCAGTCGTGGTGAGCAACCAGCTTCGCCGCCAACTGAAGCACTAAAAATAGAAGCGCAGAAATTAAAAGCAGAAATTACTCAATTTGCGCCAGCACTTCCAACCAAACCAAGCACGTTGAAAGATGCCTTTGATTCCTATTTGCTGTCCAAAAAAGGCATTGCTGCTGCCACCAAAAAATCCTATACCGAAAGTCTAGAATTATTTGGCATTCTGATGGGTGGTAATCATCGGATGGTGCATGAACTCACTCGCCGTGAATGTATGGACTTCAATGAGGCGCTATCACATATTCCACTGCATGCAAAAAAACGCAATATTAAAATTGGCACGGCATCTGAAATACTACTCAACCCACCTACCGTTCTTGATGAAAATGGCAACGCCACTGCTCCTGATACTATTTCAGCCAGAACATGCAATGACCACTTAACCAATGTATCTGGATTTTTTTCATGGGCAATTAAAGCGGGACGTTGTTTTGAGCCAAATCCATTTGAAGATTCAGTCCGTCACTCTGATGGCGAAATTGATGGTGGTGCAGAAGCGTTCCAGCAAGAAGAACTGATTAAGATTTTTGACAGTGCGAACTTCATGAAGGCGAAACGACCACATCAGTTTTGGGGACCTTTACTGCTCTTATTTACGGGTGCTCGCGCAAACGAAATTGCCTGCCTTGATTTGGATGACATCATCATTGAAAACGGTATTCGCTGCATTTCCATTAAACACCGCCCCAAAAAGAAGCCCGATACGATTGAGCACAGGATAGAAACAAAGCGACTCAAAAATGCGCAATCAAAAAGAACCATACCGCTGCACCCAAGATTATGGGAAATTGGTTTTGATGATTATCTGGCAGATATAAAATCACTGGGTGCGACTCGACTTTTCCCGAACCTGCCTATGGATTCCAGAGAAAAGCGAGAACGTAATTTATCTAGGGACGTGAATAATTATCTTGAAAAAATTGGTGTACATGTTCCACGCACTAAAGTCCTGCATAGCTTCCGTGACACGGTAGCCGACGCACTTGGCACAAGTGATCTTGACGCTGTTCGTGCCGACCAATGGACAGGACATGCGCCTGTCGGCATTAAGGCAAAACATTATCGTAGTAAGGCATCAGCCGATGTCCAGGCAAGGGATGCATTCACAGCATTGAATTTTCCATTCATCCGTTTTGATACGTTGAAATATCAAAAAGGCTGGTGGAATGAATGGCTGGTAAAAAATATGGTTCCTTAG
- a CDS encoding helix-turn-helix transcriptional regulator, translated as MQQEEISPEKQLAREVGGIIAIRRKAKGLTQAQLAERMDIEKETVSRIETGHIAPTLARLAQIAKLLDCEISDLLKISTPDVSDQALALMNRMEDLSEGQQTILLDLFGKVALAMGKLNAKDRKVVEKFLGDILQR; from the coding sequence ATGCAACAAGAAGAAATTAGTCCAGAAAAGCAATTGGCTCGTGAAGTCGGTGGGATTATTGCGATTCGCAGGAAAGCCAAGGGATTGACTCAGGCACAATTAGCCGAGCGCATGGACATTGAAAAAGAAACAGTCAGTAGGATTGAAACTGGCCATATCGCGCCGACATTGGCACGCTTAGCTCAGATAGCCAAGTTACTGGATTGTGAGATTAGCGACTTACTCAAAATCAGCACACCTGATGTGAGTGACCAAGCATTGGCACTAATGAATCGCATGGAGGATTTGAGCGAAGGCCAGCAAACTATCTTGCTGGATTTATTCGGGAAGGTTGCATTGGCTATGGGTAAGCTGAATGCCAAGGATAGAAAAGTCGTGGAGAAATTCCTTGGCGATATTTTGCAGCGTTAA